In Osmerus mordax isolate fOsmMor3 chromosome 23, fOsmMor3.pri, whole genome shotgun sequence, one DNA window encodes the following:
- the polr2a gene encoding LOW QUALITY PROTEIN: DNA-directed RNA polymerase II subunit RPB1 (The sequence of the model RefSeq protein was modified relative to this genomic sequence to represent the inferred CDS: inserted 2 bases in 1 codon) gives MHGPPSGDSACPLRLIKRVQFGIISPDELKRMSVTEGGIKYPETTEGGRPKLGGLMDPRQGVIERSGRCQTCAGNMTECPGHFGHIELAKPVFHVGFMTKIMKVLRCVCFFCSKLLVDSNNPKIKDILSKSKGQPRKRLTHVYDLCKGKNICEGGEEMDNKFGVEQQETEEDISKEKGHGGCGRYQPRIRRSGLELYAEWKHVNEDSQEKKILLNPERVHEIFKRISDEEDVILGMDPKFARPEWMIVTVLPVPPLAVRPAVVMQGSARNQDDLTHKLADIVKINNQLRRNEQSGAAAHVIAEDVKLLQFHVATMIDNELPGLPRAMQKSGRPLKSLKQRLKGKEGRVRGNLMGKRVDFSARTVIXPDPNLQIDQVGVPRSIAANMTFPEIVTPFNIDRLQELVRRGNSQYPGAKYIIRDNGDRIDLRFHPKPSDLHLQIGYKVERHMCDGDIIIFNRQPTLHKMSMMGHRVRILPWSTFRLNLSVTTPYNADFDGDEMNLHLPQSLETRAEIQELAMVPRMIVTPQSNRPVMGIVQDTLTAVRKFTKRDVFLERGEVMNLLMFLSTWDGKVPQPAILKPRPFWTGKQIFSLIIPGHINVIRTHSTHPDEEDSGPYKHISPGDTKVIVENGELIMGILCKKSLGTSAGSLVHISYLEMGHDVTRLFYSNIQTVVNNWLLIEGHSIGIGDSIADAKTYLDIQNTIKKAKQDVIEVIEKAHNNELEPTPGNTLRQTFENQVNRILNDARDKTGSSAQKSLSEYNNFKSMVVAGSKGSKINISQVIAVVGQQNVEGKRIPFGFKHRTLPHFIKDDYGPESRGFVENSYLAGLTPTEFFFHAMGGREGLIDTAVKTAETGYIQRRLIKSMESVMVKYDATVRNSINQVVQLRYGEDGLAGESVEFQNMATLKPSNKAFEKKFKFDCSNERALRRTLQEDVVKDVMTNALVQSTLEKEFEKMKEDREILRAIFPTGDSKVVLPCNLARMIWNAQKIFRINPRTATDLNPLRVVEGVQDLSKKLVIVNGEDPLSRQAQQNATLLFNIHLRSTLSSRRMTEEFRLTTEAFDWLLGEIESKFNQSIAHPGEMVGALAAQSLGEPATQMTLNTFHYAGVSAKNVTLGVPRLKELINISKRPKTPSLTVFLLGQAARDAERAKDILCRLEHTTLRKVTANTAIYYDPNPQSTVVTEDQEWVNVYYEMPDFDVTRISPWLLRIELDRKHMTDRKLTMEQIAEKINAGFGDDLNCIFNDDNAEKLVLRIRIMNSDENKFQEDEEVVDKMDDDVFLRCIESNMLTDMTLQGIEQISKVYMHLPQTDNKKKIIITEDGEFKALQEWILETDGVGLMRVLSEKDVDPVRTTSNDIVEIFTVLGIEAVRKALERELYHVISFDGSYVNYRHLALLCDTMTSRGHLMAITRHGINRQDTGPLMKCSFEETVDVLMEASSHGESDPMKGVSENIMLGQLAPAGTGCFDLLLDAEKCKYGMEIPTNIPGISVAGPTGMFFGSAPSPMSGMSPAMTPWNTGATPAYGAWSPSVGSGMTPGAAGFSPSAASDASGFSPGYSPAWSPTPGSPGSPGPASPYIPSPGAMSPNYSPTSPAYEPRSPGGYTPQSPGYSPTSPSYSPTSPSYSPTSPNYSPTSPSYSPTSPSYSPTSPSYSPTSPSYSPTSPSYSPTSPSYSPTSPSYSPTSPSYSPTSPSYSPTSPSYSPTSPSYSPTSPSYSPTSPSYSPTSPSYSPTSPSYSPTSPSYSPSSPNYTPTSPSYSPTSPSYSPTSPSYSPTSPNYTPTSPNYSPTSPSYSPTSPSYSPSSPRFTPQSPTYTPSSPSYSPSSPSYSPTSPKYTPTSPSYSPSSPEYTPTSPKYSPTSPKYSPTSPKYSPTSPTYSPTTPKYSPTSPTYSPTSPTYTPTSPKYSPTSPTYSPTSPKYSPTSPTYSPTSPKGSTYSPTSPGYSPTSPTYSLTSPAISPDDSDEENN, from the exons ATGCACGGACCGCCCTCCGGCGACAGCGCATGCCCATTGCGCCTCATCAAGAGAGTGCAATTCGGCATCATCAGCCCAGATGAGCTT AAACGGATGTCTGTTACGGAAGGGGGGATTAAGTACCCCGAAACCACAGAAGGAGGGCGTCCCAAACTTGGTGGCCTTATGGACCCAAGACAAGGGGTCATAGAACGATCTGGAAGGTGTCAGACATGTGcag GTAACATGACAGAATGTCCAGGTCACTTTGGACACATAGAACTGGCCAAGCCTGTGTTCCATGTGGGCTTCATGACAAAGATCATGAAGGTTCTACGGTGTGTCTGCTTCTTCTGCTCTAAACTCCTCGTCGATTCG AATAACCCCAAGATCAAAGACATCCTATCCAAGTCGAAGGGGCAGCCTCGGAAGAGGCTGACCCATGTGTACGACCTGTGTAAAGGAAAAAACATATGTGAAGGTGGGGAGGAAATGGACAACAAGTTCGGAGTAGAGCAGCAGGAGACCGAGGAGGACATCTCTAAGGAAAAg GGCCACGGTGGCTGTGGGCGCTACCAGCCCCGCATCCGCCGCTCCGGCCTGGAGCTGTACGCCGAGTGGAAGCACGTCAACGAGGACTCCCAGGAGAAGAAGATCCTGCTGAACCCCGAGCGCGTCCACGAGATCTTCAAGCGCATCTCCGACGAGGAGGACGTCATCCTGGGCATGGACCCCAAGTTCGCCCGGCCCGAGTGGATGATCGTCACCGTCCTCCCCGTGCCTCCTCTGGCCGTCCGGCCTGCCGTGGTCATGCAGGGGTCGGCTCGTAACCAG GACGACTTGACGCACAAACTCGCGGACATCGTCAAGATAAACAACCAGCTGCGCCGGAACGAGCAGAGCGGCGCGGCGGCCCACGTCATCGCCGAGGACGTCAAGCTGCTCCAGTTCCACGTGGCCACCATGATTGACAACGAGCTACCGGGCCTGCCTAGG GCGATGCAAAAGTCTGGCCGGCCGCTCAAGTCCCTCAAGCAGCGGctgaaggggaaggagggccgTGTCAGGGGGAACCTGATGGGGAAGCGTGTGGACTTCTCCGCCCGGACGGTCAT ACCCGACCCGAACCTGCAGATCGACCAAGTCGGTGTGCCGCGGTCAATCGCCGCCAACATGACCTTTCCGGAAATCGTGACGCCCTTCAACATCGACAG GTTACAAGAGCTTGTGCGAAGAGGCAACAGCCAGTATCCAGGAGCCAAATATATCATCCGTGACAACGGGGATCGAATCGACCTCCGGTTCCACCCCAAACCAAGTGACCTTCACCTCCAGATTGGCTACAAG GTGGAAAGACACATGTGCGATGGAGACATCATCATCTTCAACAGACAGCCCACGCTACATAAAATGTCCATGATGGGGCACAGGGTTCGAATCCTGCCCTGGTCCACTTTCCGACTCAACCTCAG tGTGACCACCCCATACAACGCTGACTTTGACGGGGACGAGATgaacctccacctcccccagtcCCTGGAGACCCGGGCGGAGATCCAGGAGCTGGCCATGGTGCCTCGTATGATTGTCACGCCCCAGTCCAACAGGCCCGTCATGGGCATCGTGCAGGACACCCTCACGGCCGTTCGCAAGTTCACCAAGAGAGACGTCTTcttagagagg GGTGAGGTCATGAACCTGCTGATGTTCCTGTCCACGTGGGATGGCAAGGTGCCCCAGCCCGCCATCCTGAAGCCCCGGCCCTTTTGGACAGGCAAGCAGATCTTCAGCCTCATCATCCCCGGCCACATCAACGTCATCCGCACTCACAGCACCCACCCGGACGAGGAGGACAGCGGGCCCTACAAGCACATCTCCCCTGGCGACACCAAG gtgaTTGTGGAGAACGGAGAGCTGATCATGGGGATCCTGTGTAAGAAGTCTCTGGGGACCTCCGCCGGCTCCTTGGTCCACATCTCCTACCTGGAGATGGGCCACGACGTCACCCGGCTCTTCTACTCCAACATCCAGACGGTGGTCAACAACTGGCTGCTCATTGAGG GTCACTCCATTGGTATTGGGGACTCCATTGCTGATGCCAAGACATACCTTGACATTCAGAACACCATCAAGAAAGCCAAACAGGATGTGATAGAG GTGATTGAGAAGGCCCACAACAACGAGCTGGAGCCCACCCCCGGTAACACACTGAGGCAGACCTTTGAGAACCAGGTCAACCGTATCCTGAACGACGCTCGTGACAAAACGGGTTCCTCCGCCCAGAAGTCCCTGTCGGAGTACAACAACTTCAAGTCCATGGTGGTGGCCGGCTCCAAAGGCTCCAAGATTAACATCTCCCAG GTTATCGCCGTGGTGGGGCAGCAGAACGTTGAGGGGAAGCGAATCCCCTTCGGCTTCAAGCACCGCACGCTGCCCCACTTCATCAAGGACGACTACGGCCCTGAGAGCAGGGGCTTCGTGGAGAACTCCTACCTGGCCGGCCTCACGCCCACAGAGTTCTTCTTCCACGCcatgggaggcagggaggggcttATCGACACGGCCGTGAAGACGGCCGAGACTG GTTACATCCAGCGTCGTCTGATCAAGTCTATGGAGTCTGTGATGGTGAAGTACGACGCCACGGTGAGGAACTCCATCAACCAGGTGGTGCAGCTGCGCTACGGGGAGGACGGCCTGGCTGGGGAGTCGGTGGAGTTCCAGAACATGGCCACGCTGAAGCCCTCCAACAAGGCTTTTGAGAAGAA GTTTAAGTTTGACTGCTCGAACGAGCGTGCCCTGAGGCGCACCCTGCAGGAGGACGTGGTGAAGGACGTGATGACCAACGCTCTGGTGCAGAGCACCCTGGAGAAGGAGTTTGAGAAGAtgaaggaggacagggagatccTCCGAGCCATCTTCCCCACCGGGGACagcaag gtgGTGctgccttgcaacttggccagGATGATATGGAACGCCCAGAAAATCTTCAGGATCAACCCTCGTACGGCAACCGACCTCAACCCCTTGCGAGTTGTCGAGG GTGTGCAGGACCTGAGCAAGAAGCTGGTGATCGTGAACGGGGAAGACCCGCTGAGCCGGCAGGCCCAGCAGAACGCCACGCTGCTCTTCAACATCCATCTGCGCTCCACGCTCAGCTCGCGCCGCATGACCGAGGAGTTCCGCCTGACCACCGAGGCCTTCGACTGGCTGCTGGGGGAGATCGAGTCCAAGTTCAACCAGTCCATC GCTCACCCAGGCGAGATGGTGGGGGCCCTGGCCGCCCAGTCCCTGGGGGAGCCCGCCACCCAGATGACCCTGAACACCTTCCATTACGCCGGCGTGTCGGCCAAGAACGTCACCCTGGGCGTGCCCCGTCTCAAGGAGCTGATCAACATCTCCAAGAGGCCCAAGACGCCCTCGCTCACCGTCTTCCTGCTGGGCCAGGCGGCCCGCGACGCCGAGCGGGCCAAGGACATCCTCTGTCGGCTGGAGCACACCACCCTGAGAAAG gtgactGCCAACACGGCCATCTACTACGACCCCAACCCCCAGAGCACAGTGGTGACGGAGGACCAGGAGTGGGTCAACGTCTACTACGAGATGCCCGACTTCGACGTGACCCGCATCTCCCCCTGGCTGCTCCGCATCGAGCTGGACCGCAAGCACATGACGGACCGCAAGCTCACCATGGAGCAGATCGCCGAGAAGATCAACGCCG GTTTCGGAGATGACTTGAACTGCATCTTCAACGACGACAACGCTGAGAAGCTGGTGCTGAGAATCCGGATCATGAACAGCGATGAGAACAAATtccaggag GACGAGGAAGTGGTGGACAAGATGGACGACGACGTGTTCCTGAGATGCATCGAGTCCAACATGTTGACAGACATGACGCTACAGGGCATCGAGCAGATCAGCAAG GTGTACATGCACTTGCCCCAGACGGACAACAAGAAGAAGATCATCATCACGGAGGACGGGGAGTTCAAGGCCCTGCAGGAGTGGATCCTGGAGACGGACGGCGTGGGCCTCATGAGGGTCCTCAGCGAGAAGGACGTGGACCCCGTCAGGACCACCTCCAACGACATCGTGGAGATCTTCACG GTGTTGGGCATTGAGGCGGTGCGCAAGGCGCTGGAGAGGGAGCTGTACCACGTCATCTCCTTCGACGGCTCCTACGTCAACTACCGCCACCTGGCTCTGCTGTGCGACACCATGACCAGCAGGGGTCACCTGATGGCCATCACCCGCCACGGCATCAACAGGCAGGACACGGGCCCGCTCATGAAGTGCTCCTTCGAGGAGACG gtgGACGTGCTGATGGAGGCATCTTCCCACGGGGAGAGCGACCCCATGAAGGGCGTGTCTGAGAACATCATGCTGGGCCAGCTGGCCCCGGCGGGGACGGGCTGCTTCGACCTGCTGCTGGATGCTGAGAAGTGCAAGTACGGCATGGAGATCCCCACCAACATCCCCGGGATCAGCGTGGCTGGAC CCACTGGAATGTTCTTTGGCTCTGCGCCCAGCCCCATGAGTGGCATGTCCCCTGCCATGACCCCCTGGAACACGGGTGCCACCCCGGCCTACGGCGCCTGGTCCCCCAGCGTGG GTAGCGGGATGACCCCCGGGGCGGCAGGCTTCTCTCCCAGCGCTGCGTCCGATGCCAGTGGATTCTCTCCTGGCTACTCTCCAGCCTGGTCCCCCACTCCTGGGTCTCCTGGCTCCCCAGGCCCAGCCAGCCCCTACATCCCCTCcccag GAGCAATGTCTCCAAActactcccccacctcccccgccTACGAGCCCCGCTCCCCAGGGGGCTACACCCCTCAGAGCCCCGGctactcccccacctccccctcctactcCCCCACTTCCCCCTCCTACTCCCCCACCAGCCCAAACTACAGCCCCACCTCGCCCTCCTATTCCCCCACTTCTCCATCttactcccccacctccccatcctactcccccacctccccctcctactcCCCAACATCCCCATCttactcccccacctccccctcgtactcccccacctccccctcgtactcccccacctctcccagctacagccccacctcccccagctaTAGCCCGACATCGCCCAGCTACagtcccacctctccctcttactcccccacctccccctcctactcccccacctccccatcttACTCTCCGACATCCCCCTCctactcccccacctccccctcgtactcccccacctcccccagctaCAGTCCATCCTCCCCCAACTACACCCCGACATCCCCCAGCTACTCCCCCACCTCGCCCTCCTACTCCCCCACCTCGCCCTCctactcccccacctcccccaactacacccccacctcccccaactACTCGCCCACCTCCCCATCttactcccccacctctccatcctactctccctccagccctcgctTCACCCCCCAGTCTCCCACCTACACCCCCAGCTCGCCTTCCTACAGCCCCAGCTCCCCCTCctactcccccacctcccccaagtacacacccacctccccctcctacagCCCCAGCTCTCCAGAGTACACCCCCACCTCGCCCAAGTACTCCCCCACCTCGCCCAAGTactcccccacctcacccaaatactctcccacctcccccacttACTCCCCAACAACCCCCAAATACAGCCCCACCTCACCCACCTACTCGCCCACCTCGCCCACCTACACCCCTACCAGTCCCAAGtactctcccacctcccccacctacTCTCCAACCTCGCCTAAgtactcccccacctcccccacctacTCACCTACCAGCCCCAAAGGCTCCACCTACAGCCCCACGTCCCCTGGCTACAGCCCCACCTCGCCCACCTACAGCCTCACCAGTCCGGCCATCAGCCCCGATGACAGCGACGAGGAGAACAACTGA